In one window of Neisseria subflava DNA:
- a CDS encoding 5'-methylthioadenosine/adenosylhomocysteine nucleosidase, translating to MSVQTIAVVGAMEQEIELLRESMANVKHVSFGKFSAYEGELAGKRMVLVLSGIGKVNAAVSTSWVIHQFAPDCIINTGSAGGLGKGLKVGDVVIGETVAHHDVDVTAFGYVWGQVPQLPAAFASDENLIRQAEKAAQVFEGAAVTQGLIVSGDRFVHSSEGVAEIRSHFPEVKAVEMEAAAIAQTCHQLEVPFVIIRAVSDSADEKADISFEEFLKTAAVSSAKMVTEIVKSL from the coding sequence ATGTCAGTACAAACAATTGCCGTGGTCGGCGCAATGGAGCAGGAAATCGAGCTTTTGCGTGAAAGCATGGCTAATGTCAAGCATGTGTCCTTCGGTAAATTCTCGGCGTATGAAGGCGAGTTGGCAGGAAAACGCATGGTATTGGTTTTAAGCGGTATCGGTAAGGTTAATGCAGCGGTTTCGACTTCTTGGGTCATTCATCAGTTTGCACCGGATTGCATCATCAATACCGGCAGTGCAGGAGGTTTGGGCAAAGGATTGAAGGTCGGCGATGTGGTCATCGGCGAAACTGTGGCGCATCACGATGTTGACGTAACGGCTTTTGGTTATGTTTGGGGGCAAGTACCGCAACTTCCTGCTGCGTTTGCATCGGATGAGAACTTGATTCGCCAAGCAGAAAAGGCTGCGCAAGTGTTTGAAGGTGCGGCTGTAACGCAAGGCTTGATTGTTAGTGGCGACCGTTTTGTGCACAGCAGCGAAGGTGTCGCGGAAATCCGCAGCCATTTCCCTGAGGTCAAAGCAGTGGAAATGGAAGCTGCGGCGATTGCGCAGACTTGTCACCAGTTAGAAGTGCCGTTTGTGATTATTCGCGCCGTATCCGATTCGGCAGATGAGAAAGCGGACATCAGCTTTGAAGAGTTTTTGAAAACGGCGGCCGTCAGCTCGGCGAAGATGGTAACCGAGATTGTCAAATCGCTATAA
- a CDS encoding PilT/PilU family type 4a pilus ATPase: MFDENTPGAKEELFAWLHHMNTYKGSDLFITTNFPPAMKVDGKITRLSDEPLSAEKCMEIAFSIMSSKQIEEFSSTNECNFAISLPDTSRFRVNAMVQRGATALVFRSITSNIPKFETLNLPPILKDIALRKRGLIIFVGGTGSGKSTSLASLIDYRNENSFDHIITIEDPIEFIHQHKNCIITQREIGVDTENWPIALKNTLRQAPDVILIGEIRDRETMDYAISFAETGHLCMATLHANNTNQALDRIINFFPEERRTQLLTDLSLNLQAFISQRLIPRESGRGRVAAVEVLLNSPIIADLIQKGEVHNIKEMMKKSTGMGMITFDQALYDLYENGDISYKDAIKNADSPHDLRLDIQLRSRRAQNAGPDLELI; encoded by the coding sequence ATGTTTGACGAAAATACTCCGGGTGCAAAAGAAGAATTGTTCGCTTGGCTACACCATATGAACACATACAAAGGCTCCGACCTTTTCATTACCACCAATTTCCCGCCGGCCATGAAAGTGGACGGCAAAATTACGCGACTGAGTGATGAGCCGTTGAGTGCTGAAAAATGTATGGAAATCGCTTTTTCGATTATGTCTTCCAAACAAATCGAAGAATTTTCTTCCACCAACGAATGCAACTTCGCCATCAGCCTGCCCGATACCAGTCGCTTCCGTGTCAATGCCATGGTTCAACGCGGTGCAACAGCTTTAGTGTTCCGCTCCATTACCAGCAATATCCCGAAATTTGAAACGCTCAATCTGCCCCCTATTCTGAAAGACATCGCCCTCAGAAAACGCGGCCTGATTATTTTTGTCGGTGGTACAGGTTCGGGCAAGTCCACTTCTCTCGCCTCCCTTATCGACTATCGAAACGAAAACAGCTTCGACCACATTATCACCATCGAAGACCCGATTGAGTTTATCCACCAACACAAAAACTGCATCATCACCCAACGAGAAATCGGCGTAGATACCGAAAATTGGCCGATTGCGCTGAAAAACACCCTGCGCCAAGCACCGGATGTTATCTTGATTGGCGAAATCCGCGACCGCGAGACCATGGACTACGCTATTTCCTTCGCGGAAACCGGCCATTTGTGTATGGCGACACTACATGCCAACAATACCAACCAAGCACTCGACCGCATCATCAACTTCTTCCCCGAAGAGCGCCGTACCCAGTTGCTGACAGACTTGTCGCTCAACCTGCAAGCCTTTATTTCACAAAGACTGATTCCCCGTGAAAGCGGACGGGGTCGTGTGGCGGCGGTCGAAGTTTTGCTCAATTCGCCGATTATTGCCGACTTGATTCAAAAAGGCGAAGTCCACAACATCAAAGAAATGATGAAAAAATCAACCGGCATGGGCATGATCACTTTTGACCAAGCCTTGTATGATTTGTATGAAAACGGCGATATCAGCTATAAAGACGCTATTAAAAATGCCGACTCCCCCCATGACTTGCGCCTAGACATTCAATTACGAAGCCGTCGTGCGCAAAATGCCGGTCCGGATTTAGAATTGATTTAA